In Vigna unguiculata cultivar IT97K-499-35 chromosome 3, ASM411807v1, whole genome shotgun sequence, a single genomic region encodes these proteins:
- the LOC114175667 gene encoding inorganic phosphate transporter 2-1, chloroplastic: MNPSCRFASAKHTPFLRNSHATSIFFLRNSHRVNTLVPSLPPIPPKPSSLSILRFRHLSAAKRFATLSSFAEGEAEGRKEGVRAANGDEVDGIAKAFDISSGTASAISICMALAVLSFPLMMKSLGPGLALKTRVLSYATLLFGFYMAWNIGANDVANAMGTSVGSGALTLRQAVVTAAVLEFSGALLMGSHVTNTMQKGILLANVFNGKHTLLFAGLLSSLAAAGTWLQFASYYGWPVSTTHCIVGAMVGFGLVYGGPGAVYWGSLARVISSWVVSPLMGAAVSFLVYKCIRRFVYSAPNPGLAAAAAAPIAVFLGVTGISFVAFPLSKSFPLALAQALVGGTVGAFLVDRIIRKQLGHLLVKSNTPKPEPKEGTVHHNIGFLDDVAGPKGAQLEIVYGVFGYMQVLSACFMSFAHGGNDVSNAIGPLAGALAILQGGAMGAEIVIPTDVLAWGGFGIVAGLMMWGYRVIATIGKKITELTPTRGFAAEFAAASVVLFASKLGLPISGTHTLVGAVMGVGFARGFNSVRAETVKEIVASWVVTIPVGAVLSVIYTWILTRILSYIL, encoded by the exons ATGAATCCCTCCTGTCGCTTCGCTTCGGCTAAACACACTCCCTTCCTTCGCAACTCTCACGCCACCTCCATTTTCTTCCTCCGAAACTCCCACCGCGTCAACACCCTCGTACCCTCGCTACCGCCGATACCGCCAAAACCTTCCTCGCTTAGCATTCTCAGGTTCAGGCACTTGAGCGCCGCCAAGCGCTTTGCCACGCTGTCGTCTTTCGCCGAAGGGGAGGCGGAGGGGCGGAAGGAGGGAGTTCGAGCGGCGAACGGCGATGAGGTGGATGGGATTGCGAAGGCCTTTGACATATCATCGGGAACCGCGTCGGCCATATCGATATGCATGGCTTTGGCGGTGCTGAGCTTCCCGCTGATGATGAAGTCGCTGGGGCCGGGGCTGGCGTTGAAGACGAGGGTGCTGTCCTACGCGACGTTGCTGTTCGGGTTTTACATGGCGTGGAACATTGGCGCCAACGACGTGGCGAACGCTATGGGGACCTCGGTGGGGTCGGGGGCGCTGACGCTGAGGCAGGCGGTGGTGACGGCGGCGGTGCTGGAGTTTTCGGGGGCGCTGTTGATGGGGTCGCACGTGACGAACACGATGCAGAAGGGGATTCTGTTGGCCAATGTGTTCAATGGGAAGCATACTCTGCTCTTCGCTGGCTTGCTCTCTTCTCTGGCTGCTGCTGGTACTTGGTTGCAG TTTGCATCATATTATGGTTGGCCAGTATCTACTACACATTGTATAGTAGGAGCAATGGTGGGGTTTGGTTTAGTATATGGAGGTCCTGGAGCTGTTTACTGGGGTTCACTAGCAAGGGTGATCTCTTCCTGGGTTGTGTCACCACTGATGGGAGCAGCTGTATCATTTCTTGTCTACAAGTGCATCCGAAGG TTTGTATACAGTGCACCTAACCCCGGACTAGCAGCAGCTGCCGCCGCACCAATTGCTGTATTTCTAGGTGTTACCGGGATTTCATTTGTTGCGTTTCCCCTTAGCAAGAGTTTTCCTTTAGCTTTGGCACAAGCTTTAGTGGGTGGAACTGTTGGTGCTTTTCTGGTTGACAGAATCATCAGAAAGCAGCTGGGCCATCTTCTTGTCAAGTCAAATACTCCAAAGCCTGAGCCAAAAGAAGGAACTGTCCACCACAACATAGGATTCCTGGACGATGTTGCAGGCCCAAAGGGTGCTCAATTGGAAATAGTTTATGGAGTGTTTGGTTACATGCAAGTTCTTTCAGCATGTTTCATGTCATTTGCTCACGGTGGAAATGATGTCTCCAACGCCATAGGTCCACTGGCAGGTGCACTGGCTATCCTTCAAGGTGGTGCCATGGGAGCTGAGATTGTCATTCCAACTGATGTTCTCGCTTGGGGAGGATTTGGAATAGTTGCAGGGCTAATGATGTGGGGTTACAGAGTGATAGCTACAATAGGAAAGAAAATTACAGAACTTACTCCGACCAGAGGATTTGCAGCTGAGTTTGCTGCTGCCTCTGTGGTTCTGTTTGCTTCAAAACTGGGGCTACCCATCTCTGGAACCCATACTCTAGTAGGTGCAGTAATGGGTGTTGGATTTGCAAGGGGATTTAACAGTGTTAGAGCAGAAACTGTGAAGGAGATTGTGGCTTCATGGGTAGTTACTATTCCGGTTGGTGCTGTTCTCTCAGTCATCTACACTTGGATCTTGACTAGGATTTTGTCCTATATTTTATGA
- the LOC114177570 gene encoding uncharacterized protein LOC114177570, whose protein sequence is MLKRVVHSLGRVEHRDKGSRRKNHQSQRVPSPELYSQSRDFVVRITHAGGHQELYRHAVPASKLMTKYPGMCVARPEVFRVPHQSVLWREEILVPGHKYILISFKDVEKLKRKISEEEKSKEGDGVVVETKTRSPKERNGVAGHETLDTIINGGNSHRENGKMKEANGVAGQGLEKRTSVSPRGEGSNSVAKEGMGLGVEKVESNVDGCLGEGGVEDCFYSAKDFYVRREKSITPRPSRRKGIKGKKPFVAPLPKPRPYRSLAWQPSLPTVRELSP, encoded by the coding sequence ATGCTGAAGCGTGTGGTTCATTCGTTAGGCCGGGTGGAACACAGAGATAAAGGTTCCAGAAGGAAGAACCATCAGAGTCAGAGGGTGCCATCGCCGGAATTGTACTCACAGTCGAGGGATTTTGTTGTGAGGATAACTCACGCGGGTGGACATCAGGAACTGTATAGACATGCAGTTCCTGCGTCTAAGTTGATGACAAAGTATCCAGGGATGTGTGTTGCACGGCCAGAAGTGTTCAGAGTGCCGCATCAATCGGTGTTATGGAGAGAGGAGATTCTGGTGCCTGGTCACAAATATATCCTGATCTCGTTTAAAGACGTGGAGAAGCTGAAACGAAAAATTTCAGAGGAAGAGAAGAGCAAAGAGGGTGATGGGGTGGTGGTGGAAACAAAGACCAGGTCTCCTAAGGAGAGAAATGGTGTAGCAGGCCATGAGACGCTGGATACAATCATCAATGGTGGAAACAGTCACAGAGAGAATGGGAAAATGAAAGAGGCAAATGGAGTTGCAGGGCAAGGGTTGGAAAAAAGGACAAGTGTTTCTCCGAGAGGAGAAGGGAGCAACAGTGTTGCGAAAGAGGGAATGGGGCTAGGTGTAGAGAAGGTGGAGTCAAATGTGGATGGTTGTTTAGGTGAAGGAGGTGTAGAGGACTGTTTTTACTCTGCAAAGGACTTCTATGTCCGTAGGGAGAAATCCATAACCCCAAGACCTTCAAGACGAAAAGGAATAAAAGGGAAGAAGCCTTTTGTGGCACCTCTTCCAAAGCCACGACCATATCGGAGCTTGGCATGGCAACCTAGCCTCCCAACTGTGAGGGAACTCTCGCCATGA
- the LOC114175424 gene encoding serine/arginine repetitive matrix protein 2, with amino-acid sequence MDSFQQHHGYMRPPQPPPPPPHAADPHHHPHHFHQIPPPPPQAPWLSSQFQYHPSQTPSPPPQWQQPPPPPPPPPPSNAYSYHPSPFPPPPPRSHAPPHQFTPHSHISQPYPQEWGNPNLPPNQGYPAHNNEEDWAAKARAWAAKAAMESQHPQTHFSPAGRLHEQNHYHDQYQQSIDSHYTDVQNQSHSTSSYQQFSYLDTSAQRISGQSQDAVPVSLETSYAQDGHSYSARDGTSIRDSNVSFEQGNMPANPSVHQQEVPSSYSSVAGKEAADQIQQSYSVFPLSSSSSQERHVQPSMHAPPFASGSHSVDSAISLADQPLDFAPRFNRDNDLQMQSTYSHHDSSTSMNNWAAQVAPGVGYPPILASGPQLDPSISTPGHVAPPFGRFPGPSLPSTIPPSGAPFTLSTGTTIHPTAAFSADAYGVSSVSDRPKKASVPNWLREEIKKTVIAAPAENLKEEAAFVNDGIDKPYTRGDEADSKSIDSSRSAEDEEDEEDQVEVARTAAINQEIKRVLTEVLLKVTDELFDEIATKVLAEDDLTAEVGHKVVTSNLKAPASPPSVTVPKASAKVLVPVKERVVENDGTSEKSNSSSPGDVLGLGNYGSDADDEDNEIESSSVPTPAKDAAYQSGIKQPLPDTHDVSVNGISQLHERSRYETNFVNAQVKAMSIPSNDSASDQLHDDKVTRVSDLSHSSKVVSEDLRDNGLDAIQRSHDRFNGFSSKDTSGIPRSELPGKNIGVEKATDDHSGRESRRKSEKNERPDRNTSEKDFVKELNSSKTRIDEKGHENHKRKDERNHKREKADYGSEAKERVKEHHFRHGEKAKESDSRKRSSHVDVKDDKREAEKSHRGSTTDDTSRKREHTKDKGEHKSRQKDASNPDRHRRRRSSSVSSRGRTNRDRVDHAGNSSEGSDVSKRKLHSRKRDLSPSPVRSKRRQLSRSPHSKRSQRRHSPYSSLDSSRFVAIKFWEGGQDPDHLFGGRDEPWKQRRLSFHRGGSFTKTSIRRSRAKHGSQVELWSVWLSGFVFITLSLYATQRLPSLKDHSRASKDVISDSTSITIFTAPKPFKGSTGTKQTLAVRSWLALSPYVTVVLYSQDPSVASFADVFDSRVLADTNIDFTFLGTPFFHSMIAKSSSYISDISVIVDPETIILSGFISTLNHVYQLDHDWLLVASPQNVSSFPFHLDESGKHWQSSNGKRMKIQQLQKILQQNWQGKRCYTRMLMVWNSKDVPLHDGVLPPFLYGKGVHNNWVIHEAMSSEFRFVFDASFTITSFYLTTQGNSSALDVENRNWEYIGNSHVGANYGSFFYSEDNSNLVKLLKCNKQYIMVDTKKNAVYSIGHQGAINLMKEKYFPSWLKENTMYCVDRQKPQTASLDCCMKDQMKISATLELPFSLESLLSITADKNKTVIVTVAGYSYKDMLMSWVCRLRELFVENFVVCALDQETYQFSILQGIPVFTDPTAPSNISFDDCHFGTKCFQRVTKVKSRIVLKILKLGYNVLLSDVDVYWFKNPVPLLHSFGPAVLAAQSDEYKKQGPINLPRRLNSGFYYAHSDTQTIAAIEKVVRHAETSGLSEQPSFYDTLCGEGGSNRVGDNQCVEPETNLTVHFLDRDLFPNGAYQELWWEIDVKAACLKKGSYIIHNNWISGRLKKLERQVLSGLWEYDPGTRMCLWSWHGTVSNSEVNFEERVDSFLSSL; translated from the exons ATGGATTCCTTCCAGCAACATCACGGCTACATGAGACCACCGCAACCGCCACCTCCTCCGCCGCATGCGGCGGATCCCCACCATCACCCGCACCACTTTCACCAGATACCGCCGCCGCCACCCCAAGCTCCCTGGTTGTCCTCCCAATTCCAATACCACCCTTCGCAGACCCCTTCCCCTCCGCCGCAGTGGCAGCAACCACCGCCGCcgcctcctcctcctcctccgtCGAACGCATATTCGTACCATCCGAGCCCGTTCCCTCCTCCTCCGCCTCGCTCTCACGCGCCTCCTCATCAGTTCACCCCTCACTCCCACATTTCTCAGCCTTATCCTCAG GAATGGGGCAATCCAAACTTGCCACCTAACCAGGGCTATCCAG CTCATAACAATGAAGAAGATTGGGCTGCGAAGGCCAGAGCTTGGGCAGCTAAAGCTGCCATGGAAAGTCAGCATCCACAAACACATTTTTCACCAGCTGGAAGATTGCACGAGCAAAATCACTATCATGATCAGTATCAGCAATCGATTGACTCACATTATACTGATGTTCAAAACCAATCCCATTCAACATCAAGCTATCAACAATTTTCCTACTTAGATACATCTGCACAGCGAATTTCAGGACAGTCCCAGGATGCTGTACCCGTCAGTTTGGAGACATCTTATGCTCAAGATGGACATTCGTACAGTGCTAGAGATGGGACCAGCATCAGAGATTCAAATGTTTCATTTGAACAAGGGAACATGCCAGCAAATCCATCAGTTCATCAGCAGGAGGTACCTTCTAGTTATAGTTCTGTTGCAG GTAAAGAGGCTGCTGATCAGATTCAACAATCATACTCAGTCTTCCCTTTGTCAAGTTCATCATCTCAAGAACGTCATGTGCAGCCATCAATGCATGCACCACCTTTTGCATCGGGCAGCCACTCAGTGGACTCGGCTATCAGTCTTGCTGATCAACCATTAGATTTTGCACCCAGGTTTAATCGTGATAATGACTTGCAGATGCAATCAACTTATAGTCATCATGATTCAAGTACTTCAATGAATAACTGGGCAGCTCAAGTGGCCCCTGGTGTTGGTTATCCACCAATTCTTGCCTCTGGGCCACAG CTTGACCCTTCTATCTCCACTCCTGGTCATGTGGCACCACCATTTGGAAGGTTTCCTGGACCTAGCCTCCCTTCAACTATTCCACCAAGTGGTGCACCCTTTACCCTTAGCACTGGAACTACAATTCATCCTACGGCTGCTTTCTCTGCTGATGCATATGGGGTATCTAGTGTTTCTGATCGTCCTAAGAAG GCTTCAGTTCCAAACTGGCTTAGAgaggaaataaagaaaacagTCATTGCTGCTCCTGCAGAGAATCTGAAGGAGGAAGCAGCATTTGTAAATGATGGCATTGACAAGCCATATACGAGAGGTGATGAGGCAGATAGTAAAAGCATCGATTCATCTAGATCAGCTgaggatgaagaagatgaagag GATCAAGTTGAGGTAGCTAGAACTGCAGCAATCAACcaagaaataaaaagagttcTGACTGAAGTTCTTTTGAAG GTTACTGATGAATTGTTTGATGAAATCGCAAccaaagttcttgctgaagatgaTCTTACTGCTGAAG TAGGTCACAAGGTTGTCACCTCAAACCTTAAGGCACCTGCTTCTCCACCCTCAGTTACAGTTCCTAAGGCATCTGCAAAGGTTTTAGTACCAGTCAAAGAGAGGGTAGTAGAAAATGATGGTACCAGTGAAAAATCTAATTCTAGCTCTCCTGGAGATGTTTTAGGTCTTGGAAATTATGGTTCTGATGCTGATGATGAAGACAATGAAATTGAGAGTTCCAGTGTGCCAACTCCTGCAAAAGATGCTGCTTACCAGTCAGGGATTAAGCAACCTTTGCCAGATACACATGATGTATCTGTTAATGGCATTTCACAACTTCATGAGCGTAGTAGATATGAAACTAATTTTGTGAATGCTCAGGTCAAAGCCATGTCTATACCATCCAATGATTCTGCTTCTGATCAATTGCATGATGACAAGGTTACTAGAGTATCCGATCTTTCACATTCTTCCAAAGTGGTGTCTGAAGATCTTAGGGATAATGGACTTGATGCCATCCAAAGAAGCCATGATAGATTTAATGGCTTTAGTTCTAAAGATACTTCAGGGATACCAAGATCTGAACTGCCTGGAAAGAACATTGGTGTGGAAAAAGCAACAGATGATCATTCAGGTAGGGAAAGCAGaagaaaatctgaaaaaaatgAGCGGCCTGACAGGAATACTTCTGAGAAAGACTTTGTGAAGGAGTTAAACAGTAGTAAGACCAGGATAGATGAAAAAGGTCATGAGAATCATAAAAGGAAGGATGAAAGAAATCATAAAAGGGAAAAAGCAGATTATGGCAGTGAGGCAAAAGAAAGGGTGAAAGAACACCATTTCAGGCATGGGGAAAAGGCAAAGGAATCAGATTCAAGGAAAAGATCATCTCATGTTGATGTCAAGGATGATAAAAGGGAAGCTGAAAAATCCCATAGAGGTAGTACCACTGACGATACTAGCCGGAAAAGGGAGCATACAAAGGATAAGGGGGAACATAAATCAAGGCAAAAAGATGCAAGTAATCCTGACAGGCATAGGAGAAGACGTTCATCTTCAGTAAGTAGTAGAGGTAGAACCAACAGGGATCGTGTTGATCATGCTGGTAATTCAAGTGAAGGATCAGATGTCTCAAAAAG GAAGCTGCATTCAAGAAAGCGTGACTTGTCACCGTCTCCTGTCAGATCTAAAAGAAG ACAACTTTCGCGGTCTCCTCATAGCAAGCGTTCTCAGCGCAGGCATTCTCCCTATTCTTCTCTTGATTCTTCCAGGTTTGTTGCCATTAAGTTTT GGGAAGGAGGTCAAGATCCAGATCACCTGTTCGGCGGCAGAGATGAACCATGGAAACAGAGAAGGTTGAGTTTTCATCGTGGAGGTTCATTCACCAAAACATCAATTAGGAGGAGTAGGGCGAAGCAT GGATCTCAGGTGGAGCTATGGTCTGTTTGGCTATCTGGGTTTGTCTTCattactctctctctctatgCCACTCAGAGATTACCCTCATTGAAGGATCATAGCAGAGCTTCCAAAGATGTAATATCGGATTCCACAAGTATTACAATATTCACAGCTCCAAAACCCTTTAAGGGCTCTACTGGGACCAAACAGACACTTGCTGTTAGGTCATGGCTGGCTCTGTCTCCATATGTTACTGTTGTTTTGTACAGTCAAGATCCTTCCGTTGCCTCTTTTGCTGATGTTTTTGATTCCAGGGTTTTAGCAGACACGAACATTGATTTTAC CTTCCTAGGTACTCCTTTTTTCCACTCCATGATTGCAAAATCAAGCTCATACATATCAGATATATCTGTTATCGTTGACCCTGAAACCATTATCCTTTCTGGATTCATCTCCACCCTAAACCATGTGTATCAACTTGATCATGATTGGCTTCTTGTTGCTTCACCTCAAAATGTTTCTTCCTTCCCATTCCATTTGGATGAGTCTGGGAAACATTGGCAGTCAAGTAATGGGAAACGGATGAAGATCCAGCAG CTGCAGAAAATACTTCAACAGAATTGGCAGGGGAAGCGTTGTTATACAAGAATGCTGATGGTGTGGAACAGCAAGGATGTGCCTCTACATGATGGAGTTCTTCCTCCTTTCTTGTATGGTAAAGGTGTACATAACAATTGGGTGATTCATGAAGCAATGTCATCTGAGTTCAGATTTGTCTTTGATGCTAGTTTCACCATCACAAGCTTCTATTTGACCACACAAGGAAATTCTAGTGCTTTAGATGTTGAGAATAGAAATTGGGAGTACATTGGTAATTCCCATGTTGGGGCAAACTATGGCTCATTCTTCTACAGTGAAGATAACTCTAACCTGGTCAAACTTTTGAAGTGCAATAAACAGTACATTATGGTTGACACCAAGAAAAATGCTGTTTATTCAATTGGGCACCAGGGTGCAATAAACCTGatgaaggaaaaatattttccatctTGGTTAAAGGAAAATACAATGTATTGTGTTGATCGTCAGAAACCACAAACTGCATCATTAGATTGCTGTATGAAGGATCAGATGAAAATTTCAGCAACTCTGGAGCTTCCGTTCTCGTTAGAATCACTCCTGTCTATCACTGcagacaaaaataaaacagttaTAGTTACCGTTGCTGGATATAGCTACAAGGATATGCTCATGAGTTGGGTTTGCAGATTACGAGAACTGtttgttgaaaattttgttgtgTGTGCCCTTGATCAGGAAACTTATCAATTCTCCATCTTGCAG GGAATTCCAGTTTTCACAGATCCAACAGCTCCAAGTAACATAAGTTTTGATGACTGCCACTTTGGCACCAAGTGCTTCCAAAGGGTGACAAAGGTGAAGTCAAGAATTGTTCTAAAGATTCTGAAGCTAGGTTACAATGTACTTCTCAGTGATGTTGATGTATACTGGTTCAAAAACCCAGTTCCCTTACTTCACTCTTTTGGCCCTGCTGTTCTTGCTGCACAGTCTGATGAATACAAAAAACAAG GACCAATAAACCTACCTAGACGCTTAAACTCCGGCTTCTATTACGCTCATTCCGACACTCAGACAATTGCTGCTATAGAGAAAGTGGTAAGACATGCAGAAACTTCTGGTCTATCAGAGCAGCCAAGCTTCTACGACACGTTATGCGGCGAAGGAGGATCCAACCGCGTTGGTGACAACCAATGTGTGGAACCTGAAACAAACCTAACGGTACATTTCTTAGACAGAGACCTTTTCCCAAACGGGGCTTACCAAGAACTATGGTGGGAAATAGACGTTAAAGCAGCATGTTTGAAGAAGGGTAGTTACATTATCCACAACAACTGGATCAGTGGGAGGCTCAAGAAACTCGAGCGCCAAGTGTTGTCGGGTTTATGGGAGTATGATCCTGGCACAAGAATGTGCCTTTGGAGCTGGCATGGCACGGTATCAAACAGTGAAGTTAATTTTGAGGAAAGGGTTGATTCCTTCTTATCAAGTCTATGA
- the LOC114178132 gene encoding uncharacterized protein LOC114178132, with protein MAVNLGNLALLLDLASPRGAILERKTRPVGSDIVLSSAPSKRDSPSSCCYAPEGDARSRVVLARGKSNSEKNGVEFDSDEEEEEEGGMEDWETEMRRRVREFEARRELETKAEELQSSVDEGREETEEEKRMRVRKELEKVAKEQAERRATAQLMFDLGQKAYGKGSYGRAIEFLEAALTIIPRPTLFGGEIQIWLAMAYEAHNRHKDCIALYRQLENTHPSISIRRQAAELRYILQAPKLKISQEEMVTIPLIGSSYDSYAATWSDKNKDKDRRMSGSVTSQLPSSKDYLADFLVWKPPIGLGKSRAFWVGLTIWLGLVGTVLFIQR; from the exons ATGGCTGTCAACCTTGGAAACCTGGCGCTGTTACTGGACCTGGCTTCGCCGCGCGGCGCGATTCTAGAGAGGAAGACTCGTCCCGTTGGATCCGACATCGTTTTGAGCTCGGCACCCTCCAAGAGGGACTCCCCCTCCTCCTGCTGCTATGCGCCCGAGGGAGACGCGCGGAGCCGCGTGGTGCTGGCGCGTGGAAAGTCTAACTCGGAGAAGAACGGCGTGGAGTTTGACAGCGacgaggaggaggaggaggaaggcGGGATGGAGGACTGGGAGACGGAAATGCGGCGGAGAGTGAGGGAGTTCGAGGCGAGGAGGGAGCTGGAGACGAAGGCGGAGGAATTACAGAGCAGCGTTGATGAAGGCAGGGAAGAAACTGAGGAGGAGAAGAGGATGAGAGTCAGGAAAGAACTCGAaaag GTGGCTAAGGAACAGGCAGAAAGGAGGGCCACTGCACAGTTGATGTTTGATTTGGGCCAGAAGGCTTATGGCAAGGGCTCCTATGGACGTGCCATTGAGTTTCTTGAAGCTGCTCTCACTATCATTCCAAGACCTACATTATTTGGTGGTGAG ATTCAAATATGGCTGGCTATGGCTTATGAGGCCCATAACCGCCATAAAGATTGCATTGCTCTATACCGGCAATTAGAAAATACACATCCGAGTATCAGCATCCGACGCCAAGCCGCAGAGCTTCGGTACATTTTGCAAGCGCCAAAACTCAAGATATCCCAGGAGGAGATGGTGACCATACCCTTGATTGGCTCTAGTTATGACAG CTATGCGGCAACATGGAGTGATAAAAACAAGGACAAGGATCGAAGAATGAGTGGATCTGTGACGAGTCAGCTTCCATCATCCAAGGATTACCTTGCGGACTTTCTTGTATGGAAACCTCCCATTGGGTTGGGGAAAAGTCGAGCATTCTGGGTTGGCTTAACGATATGGTTGGGATTGGTTGGAACCGTCCTCTTTATTCAAAGATAA